Proteins from a single region of Octopus sinensis unplaced genomic scaffold, ASM634580v1 Contig18383, whole genome shotgun sequence:
- the LOC115231384 gene encoding putative uncharacterized protein DDB_G0277255, whose amino-acid sequence MREKTRDRSSSSSSSGSNYVSRCYRSYLPLCEGLLIVKIWFQNRRTKWKKQENISNAEAAEHKNALVRENQRECGGNGSGGAGSGGSGGGGGGGSNGSSSSGSSGGSGGGGGGGGGGGGSGGGSCGSGRGGSSGGGGGGGGGSGSGQMNNSSNPSHHHSQQHHHHHHSSSSSSSNNSSSSNNNNNNNSSNSGNVNSNNSHNSHNSHHSNNSNSSTGSRSRTNSPSHMIGNGAGGANVYSSLPPSPPGHPSSAMMHQVQQQYHHKQQQLSSSSSSSSSSSSSSSSASSSSAMLGSATTVLPPPPTINGPNLSSRHPPPPPPPPIPTLPPPPGVTPLQFAHMTSSKHHMQNLQTQQQQHHHHQQQQQHLHQQQQQHKLSSHHHQQPPPPPSLPPLPPPLPPSPQQSPSLIPPPHQQHHHHQQQQQQSRSPIHHSPMSPQSSLSQQHYTHHQASQQQQQQQHHLKQPRSPILLRRSVSPPLDVVHTHSAPSTPNPNIHHDDEEEEQEHEQRQEEQEELEVQETQEEEEEGEQGEQRYQDRKQQQQQRQSPHHQEREGERIGKEGENKEEGGVVEEEEDEEVDVDGQIPPSPNLQQQQQHHPTQQQQQQQQPSPQANLPHNSKDLINNRVCCNSDSGENSRSPSRSERQQLSPGEVVDYQNVYSPDGNNSMPVVNERTNSTTSRRDRYSINYQEEDNDRKTL is encoded by the coding sequence GTGAAGATCTGGTTCCAGAATCGGCGAACAAAATGGAAGAAGCAGGAAAATATTTCAAACGCTGAGGCGGCAGAGCATAAGAATGCTTTGGTGCGTGAGAATCAACGAGAATGCGGcggcaatggtagtggtggtgctggtagtggtggtagtggtggtggtggtggtggtggaagtaatggtagcagcagtagtggtagtagtggtggtagtggtggtggtggtggtggtggtggtggtggtggtggtagtggaggtggatcATGTGGCAGTGGGCGTGGCGGAAGctctggcggtggtggtggcggtggtggtggtagcggaaGTGGGCAGATGAACAACTCTAGTAATCCAAGCCATCATCATTCacagcaacaccatcaccatcatcacagcagcagcagcagcagcagcaacaacagcagtagtagtaacaataacaacaacaacaacagcagcaacagtggtaaTGTCAACTCTAATAACAGCCATAACAGCCATAATagccaccacagcaacaacagcaacagcagtaccGGAAGTCGCAGCAGAACTAATAGTCCGAGTCACATGATCGGCAATGGCGCGGGTGGGGCGAATGTGTATTCGTCTTTACCACCGTCGCCACCAGGGCATCCTTCGTCAGCGATGATGCACCAAGTGCAACAGCAGTATCATCATAAGCAACAGcagctgtcgtcgtcgtcgtcgtcatcgtcgtcgtcttcttcttcttcttcttccgcttcttcATCGTCGGCCATGTTGGGATCGGCGACAACAGTGTTACCGCCGCCGCCGACCATCAATGGCCCGAATCTTTCTTCACGGCACCCTCCCCCACCACCCCCTCCGCCGATACCCACTCTTCCGCCCCCTCCTGGGGTAACGCCACTGCAATTCGCGCACATGACGTCGTCGAAACATCACATGCAAAATCTTCAaacgcagcagcagcaacatcatcatcaccagcagcagcagcagcatcttcatcaacagcagcagcaacataagTTATCGtcgcatcatcatcaacagccgCCACCGCCTCCCTCACTGCCGCCTCTTCCGCCGCCGTTGCCACCTTCCCCACAACAGTCTCCATCGCTAATTCCACCCCCtcaccaacaacatcatcatcatcagcaacaacaacaacagtcgagATCACCAATACATCATTCCCCCATGTCCCCACAGTCATCACTATCGCAGCAACACTACACCCATCATCaggcatcacaacaacaacaacaacaacagcatcatctaAAGCAACCGCGCTCTCCAATACTGCTCAGACGGTCGGTTTCGCCTCCTTTGGACGTTGTCCATACGCACTCAGCGCCATCTACGCCAAATCCGAACATACAtcacgacgacgaagaagaagagcagGAACATGAACAAAGACAAGAAGAGCAAGAAGAGTTAGAAGTGCAAGAAacccaagaagaagaagaggaaggagagcaAGGAGAGCAACGATACCAAGatcgtaaacaacaacaacaacagcgacaatcaCCTCATCACCAAGAACGAGAAGGAGAAAGAATTgggaaagaaggtgaaaataaagAGGAGGGGGGAGTtgtcgaagaagaagaagacgaagaagtcgACGTCGATGGTCAAATACCCCCTTCCCCAaatctgcaacagcaacaacagcaccatccaacgcaacaacaacaacaacaacaacaaccttctCCCCAAGCAAATCTGCCTCACAATTCAAAGGACCTTATTAATAACAGAGTTTGTTGCAATTCGGATTCAGGTGAAAACAGTCGGTCTCCTTCGAGATCAGAGCGTCAACAGTTATCTCCCGGTGAGGTGGTCGATTATCAGAATGTGTACAGTCCAGACGGTAATAATTCAATGCCTGTCGTTAACGAACGAACAAACAGCACCACCTCTCGGCGTGACCGTTATTCTATCAACTACCAAGAAGAGGACAATGATAGAAAGACCTTGTAG